The Plasmodium vivax scf_7107 genomic scaffold, whole genome shotgun sequence DNA window tagttaagcttggtaccgagctcggatccagtacccttcaccatggcGCAGGATATCAAAATCATGAACCTGACCAAGTCCAGCCTGGAGGCCCTGAACAGAAACCAAATGCTCTCCAAAAAGAGCAGTAGGAAAATTCTGAAGATATGCATGTACGCAATTCTGACATTTGCAATGTGCGGTGTGGTGTTGATATGCCTCACTGCCATGTCGAACAGTGATGGGAGCCTTACCCAGAGTGGCAGCCATAACCAGAGCGGCAGCCTGAAGGGTCTCTCTTCCACCCCTGGTGATGGAGAAATCCTCAACAAGGCTGAAATAGAAACGCTGAGATTTATCTTTTCAAATTACCCCCACGGGAATAGAGATCCAACTGGTGATGATGTGGAAAAACCAGCAGATGCCGCCTTACCAAATGAAGAGGAtcaaaaggtaaaaattgcaGACGCGGGAAAGCACATCAAATTGATGAAGCAGTACAACGAAATTGTGGCGGACATGAGTGAGGACAACAAAgaacagctagccaaaatgttgAGGgaacttttgaaaaaaaaaataaatgaaaggaagaagaagagagaaGACCCAAATGGTAATAAtgaagaa harbors:
- a CDS encoding vivapain-1 (encoded by transcript PVX_239290A), with translation MAQDIKIMNLTKSSLEALNRNQMLSKKSSRKILKICMYAILTFAMCGVVLICLTAMSNSDGSLTQSGSHNQSGSLKGLSSTPGDGEILNKAEIETLRFIFSNYPHGNRDPTGDDVEKPADAALPNEEDQKVKIADAGKHIKLMKQYNEIVADMSEDNKEQLAKMLRELLKKKINERKKKREDPNGNNEEGKEVINISVPSFNYKRVSANQDDSDDEEEVSVAQIEGLFVNLKYASKFFNFMNKYKRSYKDINEQMEKYKNFKMNYLKIKKHNETNQMYKMKVNQF